The following are from one region of the Patescibacteria group bacterium genome:
- a CDS encoding MscL family protein — protein MIGFFTFIRQQGIAGLAMGFILGGSINKMVSSLVSDVIQPFIGLLLGNRQGELSAVHYQSLMYGRFISNIIDFLIVALIVYVVFKTMKLDKIELPGAAKK, from the coding sequence ATGATCGGATTTTTCACTTTTATCCGCCAGCAGGGAATCGCCGGACTGGCTATGGGGTTTATCCTTGGAGGGTCGATTAATAAAATGGTTAGCTCTTTGGTTTCCGACGTTATCCAGCCTTTTATCGGGCTCCTTTTAGGAAACCGGCAGGGCGAGTTGTCGGCCGTCCATTATCAATCATTAATGTATGGCCGGTTTATTTCCAACATTATTGATTTTTTAATTGTCGCCCTTATAGTCTACGTGGTTTTTAAAACTATGAAGCTTGATAAGATTGAGCTTCCGGGCGCCGCCAAAAAATAA